In a genomic window of Plutella xylostella chromosome 16, ilPluXylo3.1, whole genome shotgun sequence:
- the LOC105382315 gene encoding uncharacterized protein LOC105382315, whose product MQRREPPVPPTKSGQESAFSRVKSGLASSFFKTTFSSRSKAVTTACSTTSEDENSKIGSAETKPVTRNRPRTALEPLDQTNENANQLTKAPDRPKSSLKRQHKVSALTERPRRPKTVAPDPGATRPLKENVRKSQNDLKSPKAVLQVVKKSQVEKNKAPEAPKSILPPTLKPKANSNKLKITKNINNNHIWTNANETAKNTTPKSAITLVRGPSSGKQESSLKGAPSVSSLDSKHHKVAPSRDKIKIFGSKEKLNKPKKRELGNNNAVIEHPGEVEFEDGGEFGSAEELEGAGGSQECVSLPVLLDHMPAFQDVELRPRQASETSLSPAALELESLRLELQQCSMERAALQARVDELLRGRGDAERRAQELERLKSLELERSAAMERLADENGALRARLRGVAHSPLSDSEKRQLLLPAPRRMHSSAPASIALAPHNDSGDGCAWEAHSTSSLSEVSVACLQDRILQMEEHQYSTSEELQATLAELADLQSQLSDAHADCSRLAEEKQVLLESLCRQTEKLEDTRTKVDTLQELLLREGVEPDSLLAGDTDQLFAVLKVCVWTGYTINFYPIFYNPTFQLSQEDRRHLLAQQEQLAAELAQVRAQLDERNKENEGLAEKLRSVEGTLERAEAERLQWQHEAGAAREQLHALSALLDAARAKLAERAGAAEGAAEAEAALASARREAEAAAARARGLAERLAHAQRQLDRAHSDARKLHDDALVSRNTAKSTISELQFQLEQARSERAELQAALNSAQEGSAALQHQLQSVSEEKLSLMSRASEAMSRAGELERQLQEQRQRNEKLTRDRERDLQSVSEEKLSLMTRASEAMSRAGELERQLQEQRQRNEKLTRDRERDEAEWQQFQSDLLMTVRVANDFKTEAQRELERLVSENKVARDRIRLLEDQMHNMKEFEFHTKTGNNKSGSRESVNNYSDDEKRFSKDSDLADSPCDGSSKDIFRNIKSRYLTRVHSVIENPSPKDPSIVGQAFYRLNSVPEPKTDFEIIPDEIKVEIENVTMDETNDDASRTTLSDNNDHFETRILAEVVMPPYDEVVPKDFQRQDAVDVQKQKMCRQDALDIENEPVELREKSERVVSKSESKEQTKPRNTIFSRSLSGFYNGRPKSYSLDNLHTESFKEVLREATSIEFLGNLNYYSDQSVFTEGSDSVFTSPKDKMHFSTFKRSRDFTPEPSVRSNSTSTASSPRILTQDTRNPPVVKAQTMLPYPYPDDRKPEMPSADFFNNTNITRNVSDAKVEKDLKNVGEELKESFKAAIDRIIGVSKNKKSPPPKPKSNPNGDITKRKASIDTKVTINKDTVNVDVSQKPPMDIYKLVDIAIDNNQSDISETNSPTVTIDAPSVKETNIERTRSSSEINNDLPDTNPFKEQPSTDKCNVEVKVEDVEGPVENNNVVSYHLKINTMDTETHSDTESNAPQEIIPVQKVVAPPRNRSLSKINTLIAPLNIGKDGNLRIDPSSPVIISPVLIHPSFFQQNSDKVDGGNMSGTLYYSDIEQVREIERRTPSPRIIETPKPEENQKKKGLYQKNSKAKPTLPFLSWKSLSGNDNQTETKSKRTASPRNSDAKIDVGRLSKTPEFLIDNQYYQPVDSVPFIINTNQAAVTKPNYPDLDKHPKPVSRNSPNLFFPPTTKTPEPEPENYYEEIGQPTERQHQPTAAPLTPNRNVADDEKISKITFRNSAPQADDFNAVTREEILKVPRKPKRPKTLEGKRSSRPNIFVETSPQDSTIDIDAKDCAEITKSVITLSRSPSAKEVAQKPASTVSELIQSLENRPTTPRSRSVTPEGRKLSLQAREAPKVTETNTSSLPREKKYHWKNLEHKRLSYPLRTLNAAAPARPLPLPSRAEEPPPPPPLLSSASLQDIMATAASHRRNKGVSRQDSRLSVKSLIESIENAAKAAKASPAATPTAEWPQVQTPVSSPSPTSMKNGVCEAPPTNGLSTNGGFTKPPAARAQRQSPNANEAAAANIPDEQRALSLQQKAMESFVRRNSYGDICERKDPLNALQVKNGGSKRNALLKWCQQKTVGYNNIDITNFSSSWNDGLALCALLHSYLGAGRVPYASLGAHDKRTNFSVAFQAAEAVGIPTTLNIQDMIQQERPDWQQVMAYVTSIYKHFET is encoded by the exons ATGCAGAGGAGGGAGCCGCCGGTGCCTCCCACTAAAAGCGG ccAAGAATCAGCATTTAGCCGAGTGAAATCTGGATTAGCATCAAGTTTTTTCAAGACTACATTTAGTTCACGATCCAAGGCGGTAACAACCGCCTGTTCTACCACCAGTGAAGACGAAAATAGCAAAATAGGTAGTGCGGAGACCAAGCCTGTCACAAGGAACCGACCTAGGACTG CGCTAGAACCTCTAGATCAGACAAATGAGAATGCTAACCAGCTAACCAAAGCTCCAGATCGACCCAAATCCTCACTAAAACGACAGCATAAAGTCAGTGCTCTTACAGAAAGACCAAGAAGGCCAAAAACTGTTGCCCCGGACCCTGGGGCCACTAGACCACTCAAAGAAAACGTGAGGAAATCCCAAAATGACTTGAAAAGCCCCAAGGCAGTGCTCCAGGTCGTAAAAAAGTCGCAAGTTGAAAAGAACAAGGCCCCAGAAGCGCCAAAAAGCATTTTGCCGCCAACGTTGAAGCCGAAAGCGAactcaaataaattaaaaataacgaAGAACATTAATAACAACCATATTTGGACGAATGCAAATGAGACGGCCAAAAATACTACACCGAAATCAGCAATTACGTTAGTAAG AGGGCCAAGCTCGGGAAAACAGGAGTCTTCCCTCAAAGGGGCTCCGTCCGTGTCCAGCCTCGACTCCAAGCACCACAAGGTCGCGCCCTCCCGCGACAAGATCAAGATCTTCGGCTCGAAGGAGAAGCTGAACAAGCCGAAGAAGCGGGAGTTGGGCAACAACAATGCGGTGATCGAGCACCCGGGCGAGGTGGAGTTCGAGGATGGAGGGGAGTTCGGGAGCGCGGAGGAGTTGGAGGGGGCGGGGGGGTCCCAGGAGTGCGTGAGCCTGCCCGTGCTGCTGGACCACATGCCCGCCTTCCAGGACGTGGAGTTGAGGCCGAGGCAAGCGTCTGAG ACGTCCCTCTCCCCAGCCGCCCTGGAGCTGGAGTCCCTGCGGCTGGAGCTGCAGCAGTGCAGCATGGAGCGCGCGGCGCTGCAGGCGCGCGTGGACGAGCTGCTGCGCGGCCGCGGCGACGCCGAGCGGAGGGCGCAGGAGCTGGAGCGACTCAAG TCGCTGGAGCTAGAGCGCTCGGCCGCCATGGAGCGGCTAGCAGACGAGAACGGCGCGCTGCGGGCGCGGCTGCGCGGCGTGGCGCACTCGCCGCTGTCCGACAGCGAGAAGCGCCAGCTGCTGctgcccgcgccgcgccgcatGCACTCCTCCGCGCCCGCCTCCATCGCGCTCGCGCCCCAC AACGACAGCGGCGACGGCTGCGCATGGGAGGCTCATTCCACCTCCTCCCTGAGCGAGGTGTCGGTGGCGTGCCTGCAGGACCGCATCCTGCAGATGGAGGAGCATCAGTACAG CACAAGCGAGGAGCTCCAAGCCACGTTGGCCGAGCTGGCGGATCTGCAGTCGCAGCTGTCGGACGCGCACGCGGACTGCTCCCGCCTGGCCGAGGAGAAGCAGGTGCTGCTGGAGTCGCTCTGCCGCCAGACGGAGAAGCTCGAGGACACCCGGACTAAG GTGGACACGCTGCAGGAGCTGCTGCTGCGCGAGGGCGTGGAGCCCGACTCGCTGCTGGCCGGAGACACCGACCAGCTCTTTGCCGTACTCAAGGTATGTGTCTGGA CAGGGTACACCATTAACTTTTACCCTATATTCTACAACCCTACATTCCAGCTGTCCCAAGAGGACCGGCGGCACCTGCTGGCGCAGCAGGAGCAGCTGGCGGCCGAGCTGGCGCAGGTCAGGGCGCAGCTGGATGAGAGGAACAAGGAGAACGAGGGGCTGGCTGAGAAACTGAG ATCAGTGGAGGGCACCCTGGAGCGCGCGGAGGCGGAGCGCCTGCAGTGGCAGCACGAGGCCGGAGCAGCGCGCGAGCAGCTGCACGCGCTGTCCGCGCTGCTGGACGCCGCCCGGGCTAAG CTAGCAGAGCGCGCGGGAGCAGCAGAAGGCGCAGCAGAAGCCGAGGCAGCCCTAGCCAGCGCGCGGCGCGaggcggaggcggcggcggcgcgcgcgcgcgggCTGGCCGAGCGGCTTGCGCACGCGCAGCGGCAGTTGGATAGGGCGCATAGTGACGCGAGGAAGCTGCATGATGATGCGCTG GTGTCCCGCAACACGGCCAAGAGCACCATCTCCGAGCTGCAGTTCCAGCTGGAGCAGGCGCGGAGCGAGCGCGCGGAGCTGCAGGCCGCTCTTAATAGTGCGCAGGAAGGAAGCGCGGCGCTGCAGCATCAG CTGCAATCAGTCTCCGAAGAGAAGCTGTCCCTCATGTCTCGAGCCTCAGAAGCGATGTCCCGCGCCGGCGAGCTGGAGAGACAGCTGCAGGAGCAGCGGCAACGGAACGAGAAACTGACGCGGGATCGGGAGAGAGAT CTACAATCAGTGTCCGAAGAGAAGCTGTCCCTCATGACCCGAGCCTCGGAGGCGATGTCTCGCGCGGGCGAGCTGGAGAGACAGCTGCAGGAGCAGCGGCAGCGGAACGAGAAACTGACTAGGGACCGGGAGAGAGAT GAAGCAGAATGGCAGCAGTTCCAATCCGACCTCCTCATGACTGTCCGCGTCGCCAACGACTTCAAGACAGAAGCGCAGAGAGAACTGGAGCGGCTCGTGTCAGAGAACAAAGTGGCCAGAGACCGCATCCGTCTGCTTGAAGACCAGATGCACAACATGAAAG AATTCGAATTTCACACCAAAACAGGTAATAACAAGTCTGGATCACGCGAAAGTGTTAATAACTATTCCGATGACGAAAAGAGGTTCTCCAAAGACTCAGATTTGGCAGATTCACCCTGTGACGGCTCATCCAAAGATATCTTCAGAAATATAAAGTCTAGATATCTTACTAGGGTGCACAGTGTTATTGAAAACCCGTCACCTAAAGATCCCAGTATAGTCGGCCAAGCATTCTATAGATTAAATAGCGTTCCAGAACCTAAAACAGACTTCGAAATTATACCAGATGAGATTAAGGTCGAAATTGAAAATGTTACAATGGACGAAACAAATGATGATGCAAGTAGAACAACATTGTCCGATAACAATGACCATTTCGAAACCAGAATACTCGCTGAAGTTGTAATGCCTCCTTACGATGAAGTTGTTCCTAAAGATTTTCAAAGGCAAGACGCCGTTGACGTCCAAAAACAGAAAATGTGCAGACAAGACGCTCTAGATATTGAGAATGAACCAGTGGAGTTGAGAGAAAAAAGCGAACGAGTTGTGTCGAAATCGGAATCTAAAGAGCAAACAAAACCaagaaatacaatatttagCAGGAGTCTGTCTGGCTTCTACAACGGAAGACCAAAATCATACAGTCTTGATAATTTACATACAGAGTCATTTAAAGAAGTGCTAAGAGAGGCTACTAGCATAGAGTTCTTAGGTAATTTAAACTATTACAGTGATCAATCTGTATTCACTGAAGGTTCAGACAGTGTGTTTACTTCGCCCAAagataaaatgcatttcaGTACGTTTAAAAGAAGCCGGGACTTCACTCCTGAACCGAGTGTTCGCAGTAATAGCACCTCCACAGCTAGCAGTCCCAGGATATTAACACAGGATACTAGAAACCCACCCGTGGTTAAAGCGCAAACAATGTTACCTTACCCATATCCGGATGATAGGAAACCTGAAATGCCTAGTGCAGATTTTTTCAATAACACAAACATTACTCGTAATGTTTCCGACGCCAAAGTCGAGAAAGATCTTAAGAATGTTGGAGAAGAATTGAAAGAATCTTTCAAAGCAGCAATAGATAGAATTATTGGTGTCAGTAAAAATAAGAAATCGCCTCCTCCCAAGCCAAAATCGAATCCAAATGGAGATATTACAAAACGTAAAGCTTCGATAGATACTAAAGTAACAATCAATAAAGACACAGTCAATGTTGATGTATCACAAAAACCTCCCAtggatatttataaacttgtaGATATTGCTATCGATAATAATCAATCTGATATAAGTGAAACTAACTCACCAACTGTAACTATTGATGCGCCTTCAGTCAAAGAAACAAATATTGAGAGAACAAGATCATCATCGGAAATCAATAATGATTTACCCGATACCAACCCCTTCAAAGAACAACCGAGCACAGATAAATGTAACGTTGAAGTTAAAGTGGAAGACGTAGAGGGACCTGTAGAAAACAACAATGTTGTGAGCTATCACTTGAAAATCAATACTATGGATACTGAAACTCATTCAGATACAGAATCAAATGCACCCCAAGAAATAATACCAGTACAGAAAGTTGTTGCGCCACCAAGGAATAGGTCACTTAGCAAAATAAACACATTGATAGCTCCACTTAATATAGGCAAAGATGGTAATTTGAGAATAGACCCGTCGTCACcagtcatcatcagcccagTGCTAATCCACCCCAGCTTCTTTCAGCAAAACAGTGATAAGGTTGATGGAGGAAACATGAGTGGAACACTCTACTACAGTGATATCGAACAAGTCAGAGAAATTGAGCGCAGAACTCCCAGCCCCAGAATAATAGAAACACCAAAACCTGAAGAGaatcaaaagaaaaaaggTTTATATCAGAAGAATTCCAAAGCTAAACCAACGCTGCCATTTCTCTCATGGAAATCTTTGTCAGGTAATGACAACCAAACGGAAACTAAATCTAAAAGAACAGCATCACCAAGAAATTCTGATGCTAAAATAGATGTCGGTCGACTATCGAAAACTCCAGAATTTCTCATCGACAATCAATACTATCAACCTGTCGACAGTGTACCCTTCATCATCAATACAAATCAAGCAGCGGTTACTAAACCCAACTATCCAGACCTCGATAAACATCCTAAGCCCGTATCCCGCAACTCTCCTAACCTTTTCTTCCCCCCAACTACAAAAACACCTGAACCGGAGCCTGAGAattattatgaagaaataGGACAACCTACTGAGAGGCAGCACCAGCCAACAGCAGCACCGCTGACGCCGAACAGAAATGTCGCAGACGACGAAAAAATATCCAAAATAACGTTCAGAAATAGCGCCCCACAAGCGGACGACTTCAACGCAGTCACCAGAGAGGAAATTCTCAAAGTTCCCAGAAAACCAAAGCGGCCTAAAACTCTCGAGGGAAAGCGCTCCAGCAGACCCAACATCTTTGTAGAAACTTCTCCCCAAGACTCGACAATAGACATCGATGCCAAAGATTGCGCTGAAATAACCAAATCAGTCATCACGTTGTCCCGCTCTCCGAGCGCCAAGGAAGTGGCGCAAAAACCGGCCAGCACAGTCTCAGAACTGATACAGAGCTTAGAAAACCGACCGACGACACCTAGAAGCAGGAGCGTCACGCCCGAAGGTCGAAAGCTGTCTTTACAGGCTAGAGAAGCCCCGAAAGTCACTGAAACAAACACTAGTTCTCTTCCTCGAGAGAAAAAGTATCACTGGAAGAATCTAGAACACAAGAGGCTGTCGTACCCTCTGCGGACGCTCaacgccgccgcgcccgcgcgaCCGCTAC CGCTGCCCTCCCGCGCGGAGgagcccccgccgccgcccccgctgcTGTCCAGCGCCTCGCTGCAGGACATCATGGCCACCGCCGCCTCGCATCGCAGGAACAAAG GTGTGAGCCGGCAGGACTCGCGGCTGTCGGTGAAGTCCCTGATCGAGAGCATCGAGAACGCGGCCAAGGCGGCCAAGGCGTCGCCCGCCGCCACGCCCACCGCTGAGTGGCCACAG GTGCAAACCCCCGTCAGCTCGCCCAGCCCGACCTCTATGAAGAACGGCGTGTGCGAAGCCCCGCCCACCAACGGGCTCTCCACCAATGGGGGCTTCACCAagccgcccgccgcgcgcgcccagCGCCAATCGCCTAACGCCAACG aggcggcggcggccaacATCCCCGACGAGCAGCGCGCGCTGTCGCTGCAGCAGAAGGCCATGGAGAGCTTCGTGAGGAGGAACAGCTACGGGGATATCT GCGAGCGCAAGGACCCGCTGAACGCGCTGCAGGTGAAGAACGGCGGCTCCAAGAGGAATGCGCTGCTCAAGTGGTGCCAGCAGAAGACCGTGGGGTACAACAACATCGATATTACCAATTTTAG CTCCTCCTGGAACGACGGCCTCGCGCTCTGTGCGCTCCTGCACTCGTACCTGGGCGCGGGGCGCGTGCCGTACGCCTCGCTCGGCGCGCACGACAAGCGCACCAACTTCTCCGTCGCCTTCCAGGCCGCTGAGGCCGTGGGgattcccaccacgctg